The DNA sequence TAAACAAAACACAAAAGCAACAAAAGAGATGCTATTTTATGCCCTATTTTTATAAGTTCTACTGATACAGTCAATGCATAGGCATCTGATATTTTAATAAATATTTGAGTAAACCATGAAAGAAAACCAAAAAGTAAACCCATAAAAATATATTCACTTGGTATATTTGGCAAAAGTTTTTCACTGTAACCCAAGCTTTTAACACCATATACAAAAAGTAATACTATAAACAATACTGCAATAGAATATAAGAAATAAAATGAGATAAGCTCTTTTCTAGTATGTCTAGCTGAGAGCTTTGTAAAAAAAGCAATAGAACTTCCCATATCTAAAAAACCAATTGCTTTCATAAAAAAATCTTGAAGATATACAAACTGCCCGTAAGCAACAGGACCTAATGCTTTTAGTACAATAGCTACTAAAATAGCACCTATAATACCACTTATGATATTTGCAAAGAGTTTAATGCTATATCGTTTTTTTAGGCTATTTTCTTGCATTTAGTTCTTTCTCTAATATTTCTGTAACTAACTTTTTGGTATCACATTTTTTTGAAGAGTAATACTCTATAATGTCATCATATCGTTTTCTATTTTTTGTTATATTTTCAATATTTCTAACTTTTTCTTCCAAATCATCAACAGTATCAACTAAAATGAACATTTTTTTCATATCTTCTAGTGTCTCTTCTGGTAAGCAGAGAGGTGGTCCACTAAACAAGATTATATCTCTTTTATAGTGCAATTCTCTATTTATAAACTCTGACGAAAAATAGTCACTAATTATATATTTACTTTTCGGAATTAAATTTTGAATTGGAATACTAAATTCTATAGTCACATTTGGATAATTCTGACTTAATTCTAAAAATGGTATATATAACATTGTCTCCAGCATAATACCTGGCTGTATTTTGATACATATATTTTTATCTTTCAATTTTATACCAAAAAGCTCTATTATTTTTTTATGTCTTGTGTATATATTATTTGTATCCGTTGAAACTAAATGAGAAAAATTATTTATTAACACTCCTGTATATGAATAACCGGTACAATATGTAATATATAAAAAATCAAACTTTTTTTTCTTTTCTTTTATTGAATAGTTAAAATTTATACTACCTACAGATTCAATTTTTTTAGCTCCTCTATTCTGAAATAATTCTTTAGTAAAGTCATTAAATACAAAGTTTATATCAGCAGGATATATTTCATTGTATTTTAAAAAAATATTTTCCTGTAAATAACTGCCATGTTGCATAAATATATTTGGAATTGAATTTTTTTTATTTATAAGTATTTGTCGATAGTTTTGCATCCTGGATAAAAAAGAAAAAGGTTTTATAATTATATATTTTTCATCATATTTGGTTATATGAATAGTAATATCTTCTAATAATTTCATATATTGATTTTTAAATAGACTGTTTTTTTATCTATTATAGTTTTATTTACTCTTCCTATGAAATCAAAAATTTGCTTTTTTTCAATACTCTCTTTTCTCGTTACCGGATTCAAATCATTATAGACATCTAAAAAATGTATCATATCATATGGTAAGCTTGTATCTTTTCTTAAAATATATTTATTTATAATATTTTCAAATATATCTTTTTTATATTTTAAAGTATTAAAAATATTTTGTAGTTTATTCTTTTTATAAAAACTTGCATCTTTATTTTTTATGTTTATAATTTTATCCACATATTGATTATCAAATAAACAACTTTTATATAAAAAACAATTCTCTTCTCTCTTTATACCATCTACATCTGTAAGATAAAAAATTTGTCTATTTTCTTTTTTGGCTAATTTTAAATAACTTTTGAGCTGATTAAAATATTTTTCAAAAGTTATCAAAAAAGCAAAATCTCTAAATAAAAAACTCAATTCTTTAAAGTCACTAAAAATTTCTTCAAACTCTTTATATTCTTTAAATACATTTTTATGAAATTCTTCAATCTTTACTATATCATGAAAAGTAATAAATTTTTTCTTAGCTTGATTCAATAAAAAGCTAGAATAAGGGGTCAATGATAATATATTTGCATTAATATCTTTTAGATAACTACTTAAATCAAAACTATTTTGTTTAAATCTCATATCAACAATATATAAATATTTATCTTTCAAATCTATCCCCAAACTTATAGTCTTTATCAGATATTTCACCCAAAACATCTTTCAAATACTTAGGATGTATTCCATATCCTGGTCTTACACTTCTTACATTTTCTTCATTAAATTTTTCACCTTTTTTTATATTTTTAGCCACATAAAGACTTCGTGCAAATTGACGAGATTTTTTCTTTTTTTCATTCATACTATAGTCAACTTTTCCAAGCAATTTCTCAGTATCTCTTATAGCTTTTACCATATCACTAAATTCTTGTTTATCAAGACTAAAATCAGCATCAGCTCCACCTATGCTTTTATCTAGTATAAAGTGTTTTTCAATTACTTTCGCACCAAGAGTAACCGCTGCTATAGGAGCAGTTAAACCTAAAGTATGGTCACTAAAACCACTAATAACTCCAAAAGTTTGTGCTAAGTTTGGTACCATTTGCAAGTTTGCATCTTCTAATGGTGCTGGGTAAGCAGAAGTACATTTCAATAAAACTATATCTTCATTTCCTTCTTCCCTGCAAATATCCACAGCATCCTGAATCTCATCTATTGTTGCTATCCCTGTACTTATAATAACAGGTCTGCCCGTAGAAGCTGTATAGCGTATAAGTTCGTAATCTGTTATCTCAAAAGAAGCTATCTTATACGCTGATGGATTAAACTGTTCTAAAAAGTCAACCGCCGTTTTATCAAAAGGAGAAGAGAAGATGTCTATACCTATCGCTCTTGCATATTCAAAAAGTTCTTTGTGCCACTCCCACGGGGTATATGCTTCTTTATACAAATCATACAGTTTTTTTCCATCCCAAAGAGTGCCACCTTTTATGATAAAATCTTCTTTATCTGAGTCTAGTGTCATACTATCTGCTGTGTATGTTTGAAGTTTAATAGCATTTGCACCTATCTCTTTTGCACCTTTAATAGTATCAAGTGCATTTTGTAATACACCATTATGGTTTGCACTAAGTTCTGCTATTATATAAACTCCATCTTTTTCTAAATCAAAACTACCTATTTTCATTTTTCAACTCCATACAAATTACATCTTTGTTATGCACTATTTTTACTCCAACTTCTTTAAAATTGAATTTTTTATATAAATTTATAGCTTTTTTATTATCTTTAAAAACTTCAAGTTTTAGTTTTTTAAACTTTAAGTTTTTAAAGACATAATTAATGCATAATTGTTCTAAAACTTGACCCACCCCAGCTATTTTTTCAAAAGGATTAGCATATAGTCCAAAATAACATTCTCTCTTTTTATAGTCAATATCGGTAAAATAAATTACTCCAAGAAAGATATCATTTTTTTTGACTAAAAAATACTTATCCTTTTTTTGTTCTAAGAGGTTAATATGTTCTAAATGTTCATATAAAGAAATCTCTGTATTACGATACATCCATTTTTTTACATCCAAATGATTCCTCCACTGCAAAACCATTTCTTTCTCTAAATCTGATAAGTCAGGAAATGAAATTAACTGATAGCTACCCATCTTCATCGTATATTCCTCACACATTTAAAAGCCTCAACATACTCTTTGCCTATTCTCATACCTCGATGCTTAGCATTTAGTTCAATTCCTTCTAAACTCCTGGGATGAGGATATTTACACAATTCGGAATCATACGCTTTCATTGCTTCTATTTTTAAACTTAAAGTCGTTGAGATATCATAAAAAGTATCAGGACTAAAAGAAAGTGGATAGTTCCATTCAGTGGAAGATAAAACCTCAAAGCTATATATCTCCTTAACAGATTCCTCTTCCATAGGTCTAGTAGCGGTAATGACAGTTTGATAGGTTATTCGATGGTCAATATTTAAATCATTTTCATAATGAGTAAAGATAATATCTGGTTTAATATTTTCTTTAACTTTAGAGACAACCTTGACAATATCTAACAAATCAACACTATCAAAACGATTATCCGGAAAACTTTCAACAAAAACTTTTTTAATACCTATAATGCTATTTGCTTTTTTTATTTCACTATTCAGTACCCATAACTCATTTTTTTTATTTTCTATCTCTCTTTTTTTATCTCTACTTGTTTTTCCCTCTCCAAGAATAAGTGTATATGCTTCATATCCTTCTTTTATAAGTCTTGCAACTGTTCCAAAACAACCCAATACTTCATCATCAGGATGCGCTGCTATAATTAATATCTTTTTATTCATTTTCTTTTACCTCAAACCTTCCGACCAGTTCATTCTTTTTTAAATGAACTTCACTAAATTCAATTTTTAAATTATTTACCTCTATATATGCTTTAGGATAGCCTTCAGCATCCAACATCCTTATAAAATCATACATTTTTTTCATAGTTGTAATTTGTTCATTAAGTATATTACTCTGGTTGGGAGTTCTTCTTTTAAATTTTGTTATTTTACCTTTTTGTGGTATTGATTTTATTGGATGATTCAAAAATTGTGGAATCATTTTATTAAAAATAATATTAGACAATTCTATAAAATTTTCTTCTGCACTTCCAAGGGAGATATTAAAAGGTTCTTTTAAATAAATATTACCTGTATCAAGACCTTCTTCAACTCTTATAGCAGATACTTTTGTTTCATATATTTCAGACATTATTAAATTTTGGAAAGGACTTCCGCCTCTTCCAAACGGTAAATCAGTCATATGAAATAAAATTGATTCAAAATTTTCATATATCTCTTTAGGTATTAACCAAGACCAATGAGGGAAAAATATATATTTAGGCTTTATTTTTTTTAACTCTTCATAGTTAAGCTCTTTGGGTGTTGTTATTAACATAAAATCAAATTTATTTTTATATTTTTCTGCCAAAAGAAAGTATTGTTTAATATTCCATTCCTTAATAGTGGCAATGATAATTGTATCTTTCATATCAATCCTTTAAATATGTCTATATTATCAATAGTTTTATATCCATTACTTTTAAGATAACTATAGATTTCTCCTTGATTATCAGCCGTCTTTATAACCACAAAATCAACACCTAAAAAGTATACTTCATTCACCGTTACACTAGGAGTTATTATAGCTAATTGACTCTGATTCATAAGCTTTGCTATCCTCTTTGAGTTTATGAAAAGTGAGATATTTACTTTATCTTTAACATACTCCTGTAACTGGGTTAGATTTTTATTCGCAGTTGTTGTAACAAGTGCCACTTTTTTATCTTTTGGTAAAATTTCTAAAATTTTTATATTTAGATTAGCTGTATCTGCTCCACCCATTGCAATAAAATACTCATAAATTTTTTCTCGTTTTATCTTCTTTTCTTCTATAAATTCATTACGCAAAAGTGTATAGTCAGCCCCACATCTTATCTCACAAAAAGAAGGAACTAAACTTTTATATCTACTTTCATCAGCACTCATATTATGATTTAACAGTATATCACAATAGTGCTTTTCATAAGTATCATCAAACGAAAGAATTTTTAATGTTGGATTTTTGGTTTTTAATGCTTTTTCAGATACTTCATCTATTTCATAATGATCAATAACCAACAAGTCTATTTTTAACTTTTTGATCAAACTGTGTAATTCATTGAGCGTATTAGATTTTAAAAGTTCTATGGCATATCCTGCCTCTTCTATTCTTTCATTTGCATTCCCTTCCAGATCTAAAGTAGCAAAAATAATATTGGCATTTTTATACTGCTGTGCCAATACTAAATCACGCATAATATGCCCTGTTCCTATGCTTGAAGATGAATCTACACGAAAGAGGATATTTTGATTCATACTTAATTCAACCTTTTGAATCCGCTGTGACAGACATCAGTTTCTAATAAATTTTTAATTTTTTTATTTCCCAGTTCACACTCTTTGATAATCTCAAAAAT is a window from the Sulfurimonas hydrogeniphila genome containing:
- the pseI gene encoding pseudaminic acid synthase, which encodes MKIGSFDLEKDGVYIIAELSANHNGVLQNALDTIKGAKEIGANAIKLQTYTADSMTLDSDKEDFIIKGGTLWDGKKLYDLYKEAYTPWEWHKELFEYARAIGIDIFSSPFDKTAVDFLEQFNPSAYKIASFEITDYELIRYTASTGRPVIISTGIATIDEIQDAVDICREEGNEDIVLLKCTSAYPAPLEDANLQMVPNLAQTFGVISGFSDHTLGLTAPIAAVTLGAKVIEKHFILDKSIGGADADFSLDKQEFSDMVKAIRDTEKLLGKVDYSMNEKKKKSRQFARSLYVAKNIKKGEKFNEENVRSVRPGYGIHPKYLKDVLGEISDKDYKFGDRFER
- the pseH gene encoding UDP-4-amino-4,6-dideoxy-N-acetyl-beta-L-altrosamine N-acetyltransferase encodes the protein MKMGSYQLISFPDLSDLEKEMVLQWRNHLDVKKWMYRNTEISLYEHLEHINLLEQKKDKYFLVKKNDIFLGVIYFTDIDYKKRECYFGLYANPFEKIAGVGQVLEQLCINYVFKNLKFKKLKLEVFKDNKKAINLYKKFNFKEVGVKIVHNKDVICMELKNENR
- a CDS encoding PIG-L deacetylase family protein produces the protein MNKKILIIAAHPDDEVLGCFGTVARLIKEGYEAYTLILGEGKTSRDKKREIENKKNELWVLNSEIKKANSIIGIKKVFVESFPDNRFDSVDLLDIVKVVSKVKENIKPDIIFTHYENDLNIDHRITYQTVITATRPMEEESVKEIYSFEVLSSTEWNYPLSFSPDTFYDISTTLSLKIEAMKAYDSELCKYPHPRSLEGIELNAKHRGMRIGKEYVEAFKCVRNIR
- a CDS encoding methionyl-tRNA formyltransferase, coding for MKDTIIIATIKEWNIKQYFLLAEKYKNKFDFMLITTPKELNYEELKKIKPKYIFFPHWSWLIPKEIYENFESILFHMTDLPFGRGGSPFQNLIMSEIYETKVSAIRVEEGLDTGNIYLKEPFNISLGSAEENFIELSNIIFNKMIPQFLNHPIKSIPQKGKITKFKRRTPNQSNILNEQITTMKKMYDFIRMLDAEGYPKAYIEVNNLKIEFSEVHLKKNELVGRFEVKENE
- the pseG gene encoding UDP-2,4-diacetamido-2,4,6-trideoxy-beta-L-altropyranose hydrolase: MNQNILFRVDSSSSIGTGHIMRDLVLAQQYKNANIIFATLDLEGNANERIEEAGYAIELLKSNTLNELHSLIKKLKIDLLVIDHYEIDEVSEKALKTKNPTLKILSFDDTYEKHYCDILLNHNMSADESRYKSLVPSFCEIRCGADYTLLRNEFIEEKKIKREKIYEYFIAMGGADTANLNIKILEILPKDKKVALVTTTANKNLTQLQEYVKDKVNISLFINSKRIAKLMNQSQLAIITPSVTVNEVYFLGVDFVVIKTADNQGEIYSYLKSNGYKTIDNIDIFKGLI